The proteins below come from a single Edaphobacter acidisoli genomic window:
- a CDS encoding choice-of-anchor Q domain-containing protein yields MKLLIAMLLAASFMLATVPLNATTYYVAKSGNDSSNCTSASAPCLTIGRGVSVATTPGSIVQVGAGTYTESITMSNAGTASALITVRGQDGSGCPTTAISDVNSPTGTRPNSSVIIVGSFQVNASYVAVDCFHLESNGNGGIGSNSGLIGNSYTNIEVDGNGCTSCGGGFYIAGVGSVSSSGYSSNFTISRNYVHGVSNGFYGACSNCTFSDNEFYALQGDEPGSDHDYVDSWGVGTIYRHNYMHGNTSNSCDGYDCHMDCIQTWNTTGDGTEVSKNVIVDRNVCFNHHEGVIVQDNAGNGDVSNWTVTNNVFAYPPWDDGSGHPSVAGSVQPWCWVFEDGKLGANVFYNNTCIDGAEGFRNNSGSASFKDNLFYSAGTDTSVYDTSSATVTGANNLYYAVSANFGGAQFTGDITNKNPNFISLGTSTTQCIGCNFNIQSTSAAKDAGVSTSPTVINDLLGTPRPQGAAYDIGAYEYAGTAKPGTPLNLGGTAH; encoded by the coding sequence ATGAAGCTATTGATTGCTATGTTATTGGCGGCGTCCTTTATGCTCGCCACGGTTCCGCTCAACGCCACGACTTACTACGTAGCTAAGTCGGGGAACGACTCAAGCAATTGCACGTCCGCCTCAGCTCCCTGTCTCACGATCGGTCGCGGTGTTTCTGTGGCGACGACTCCGGGGTCGATCGTGCAGGTCGGCGCAGGCACCTATACGGAGAGCATCACGATGTCCAACGCGGGAACGGCGAGTGCGCTGATCACGGTGCGCGGACAGGATGGTTCCGGTTGTCCCACGACTGCGATCTCCGATGTCAACTCGCCAACAGGCACGCGGCCAAACTCTTCCGTCATCATTGTGGGAAGCTTTCAGGTGAATGCCAGCTATGTTGCCGTCGATTGCTTTCACCTTGAGTCCAATGGCAACGGCGGAATTGGGTCGAACTCAGGACTGATCGGCAACTCTTACACCAACATTGAAGTCGATGGCAATGGTTGCACGTCGTGTGGAGGAGGATTTTACATCGCCGGCGTTGGGTCGGTATCGTCCTCGGGTTACTCGTCAAACTTCACCATCAGCCGCAATTACGTCCATGGCGTATCCAACGGATTTTATGGTGCGTGCTCGAACTGCACCTTCTCGGACAATGAGTTTTACGCGCTGCAAGGCGACGAGCCGGGCAGCGACCACGATTACGTTGATAGCTGGGGCGTGGGCACCATCTATCGCCACAATTACATGCACGGCAACACGAGCAACTCCTGCGATGGCTACGACTGCCATATGGACTGTATTCAGACCTGGAACACGACTGGCGATGGCACGGAAGTCTCGAAGAACGTCATCGTCGATCGCAATGTCTGTTTCAACCACCACGAGGGTGTCATCGTACAGGACAATGCGGGCAACGGCGATGTCAGCAATTGGACCGTGACCAACAATGTGTTCGCGTATCCTCCCTGGGACGATGGCTCGGGGCATCCGAGCGTGGCCGGGTCGGTGCAGCCGTGGTGCTGGGTATTTGAGGATGGAAAACTCGGTGCGAACGTCTTCTACAACAACACGTGCATCGATGGCGCCGAGGGTTTCCGCAACAATTCAGGAAGCGCATCGTTCAAAGACAATCTCTTCTACAGCGCAGGCACTGATACGTCGGTGTACGACACTTCATCGGCGACGGTAACAGGTGCGAACAACCTGTACTATGCAGTTTCCGCCAACTTCGGCGGAGCGCAGTTCACGGGCGACATTACCAACAAGAACCCGAACTTTATCTCACTGGGAACCTCTACGACCCAGTGCATCGGGTGCAACTTCAACATACAAAGCACAAGTGCCGCGAAGGACGCAGGCGTGTCAACTAGTCCCACGGTGATAAACGATTTGCTTGGTACGCCTCGTCCGCAAGGGGCGGCATACGATATTGGAGCTTATGAGTATGCGGGGACGGCGAAACCTGGTACGCCTTTGAATCTGGGAGGCACTGCCCACTAA
- a CDS encoding glycosyltransferase family 2 protein produces the protein MADLSIIIVNWNSLEFLKNCIASIEATTHDVDYEIIVVDNDSPERGCHELRVRFPDVKLIVLERNIGFGAANNVGAAQARGRDLLFLNPDTLVTENALSRMMAVLDAQEEVGAVGCRLLNGDGTLQTSCVQSFPTILNQLLAFDWLKCHWPRLPLFGIRALYTNEGRGVYEVDVVSGACIMLKRKAFEQGGGFHRDYFMYAEEVDLCYRVRNAGMNVQYVGDAQVIHFGGQSTKKKEDGFSDILMRDSVFKFLRRSRGNPYARLYRIALFLSATVRMVVLVVVFPFSAIPNRFIRRDAVKRAFKKWSNIARWSLALANRTLGAATGSGLDFAGNTRIFDSGPGSQENA, from the coding sequence ATGGCAGACCTTTCAATCATCATCGTGAACTGGAACTCTCTGGAGTTTCTGAAGAACTGCATCGCCTCCATTGAGGCAACCACACATGATGTGGACTACGAGATCATCGTGGTTGACAACGACTCTCCTGAGCGGGGATGTCATGAGCTTCGGGTGCGGTTTCCAGACGTGAAGCTCATTGTCCTCGAGCGGAACATAGGCTTTGGAGCGGCGAATAACGTTGGAGCTGCGCAAGCGAGAGGCAGAGACCTGCTGTTTCTCAATCCCGACACGCTGGTGACAGAAAATGCTCTAAGTCGAATGATGGCTGTGCTCGATGCGCAGGAGGAAGTTGGCGCTGTGGGGTGCAGGCTTCTGAATGGGGACGGCACGCTGCAAACGAGTTGCGTGCAGTCCTTTCCTACGATCCTGAATCAGTTGCTGGCGTTCGACTGGCTGAAGTGTCATTGGCCTAGGCTGCCGCTGTTTGGTATTCGGGCTCTCTATACGAACGAGGGGCGCGGGGTTTACGAGGTCGATGTTGTTTCTGGAGCCTGCATAATGCTGAAACGAAAGGCCTTTGAGCAGGGTGGCGGATTCCACCGGGACTACTTCATGTACGCGGAAGAGGTGGATTTGTGTTATCGCGTCCGGAATGCAGGAATGAATGTGCAGTATGTCGGTGACGCGCAAGTTATTCATTTTGGAGGGCAAAGCACGAAAAAGAAGGAAGACGGCTTTTCCGATATCCTTATGCGCGATTCTGTGTTCAAATTTCTTAGGCGTTCTCGGGGAAATCCCTACGCCAGGCTGTATCGGATCGCGCTTTTTTTGAGTGCAACGGTCCGTATGGTTGTTCTGGTGGTCGTCTTTCCTTTTTCTGCCATCCCTAACCGGTTTATCCGTCGAGATGCTGTGAAGAGGGCCTTCAAAAAATGGAGCAATATCGCAAGGTGGAGCCTTGCGCTGGCAAATCGGACACTCGGGGCCGCAACAGGTTCCGGGCTTGATTTTGCAGGCAATACTCGCATTTTTGACAGTGGCCCCGGAAGTCAGGAGAACGCATGA
- a CDS encoding glycosyltransferase family A protein yields MHTNKPGRMVQYIVISPVRNEAEYLETTIRDMARQTVKPLRWILVNDGSTDSTPKIADRWASEYRWIVAVHLHSQKRDVSGATHEGQQERGRRAREAKEIIAFYEGYATLANVEWDFLVKLDGDVGLQPDYFERCFQEFERDPKLGIGGGDICNFIDGEWRVEENPRFHVRGATKIYRRACWDDIGGVERGAGWDTLDEVKANMKGWSTRSFPGLQVAHYRYTGAANGSWQNAVKKGEWNYISGYHPLFMAMKCVKRIAQKPLVTGSAGLLCGYLLALFRRVPQVDDKKLIRYIKQQQLRRLTFRSTIWK; encoded by the coding sequence ATGCATACGAACAAGCCGGGCCGGATGGTTCAATATATCGTCATCAGTCCCGTGCGCAACGAGGCTGAGTACCTGGAAACGACCATCCGAGATATGGCGCGGCAGACGGTCAAGCCGCTTCGATGGATTTTGGTGAATGACGGATCTACAGATAGCACGCCAAAGATCGCAGATCGCTGGGCGTCGGAGTATAGGTGGATTGTTGCGGTGCACCTGCATAGTCAGAAACGAGATGTGTCGGGGGCCACGCACGAGGGTCAACAGGAACGTGGACGCCGAGCACGCGAGGCCAAGGAGATCATTGCCTTTTATGAAGGCTATGCAACGCTTGCAAATGTGGAGTGGGACTTTCTGGTAAAGCTCGATGGCGATGTCGGTCTGCAGCCGGACTATTTCGAACGTTGCTTCCAGGAGTTCGAGCGAGACCCAAAGCTCGGCATCGGCGGAGGTGACATCTGTAACTTTATCGATGGGGAATGGCGGGTCGAGGAGAATCCGCGCTTCCATGTGCGTGGGGCAACGAAGATTTATCGCCGTGCCTGCTGGGATGATATTGGAGGCGTGGAGCGTGGGGCTGGATGGGACACACTGGACGAGGTTAAAGCGAACATGAAGGGATGGAGCACGCGCAGCTTTCCCGGCCTGCAGGTAGCTCACTACCGCTATACCGGGGCCGCCAACGGATCCTGGCAGAACGCTGTCAAGAAGGGTGAATGGAACTACATCTCGGGATACCATCCATTGTTCATGGCGATGAAGTGCGTGAAGCGAATAGCTCAGAAGCCGCTGGTTACCGGCTCTGCCGGCCTGCTTTGCGGTTATCTACTGGCGCTGTTTAGGCGCGTTCCGCAGGTGGATGACAAAAAACTTATCCGCTACATCAAGCAGCAGCAGCTCCGGCGCCTTACGTTCCGCTCGACGATATGGAAATAG
- a CDS encoding glycosyltransferase family 2 protein, whose translation MSSVDVIVPCYRYGHFLRECIESVLAQTEVEVRALIIDDASPDNSGEVGEALSRENRRVSCIHHAVNKGHITTYNEGIEWVEADYYILLSADDYLLPGALGRSARLMDAHPAMGLSFGQAITRMEGEAANLVPSSGDGWRVLSGSEFIRVSGAKNIVPTPTAVVRTSLQKRLGGYRVELPHSGDMEMWLRLAAHGDVGILDQYQAVYRLHAANMSARYYASQYLPDLQQRKAAADCFLDTCSDILPDAGHMHRRLIELLARETVGFASSAFNAGELDLSRQLSEFARELDPAVVRSGRWMKLAFKRCVGTELWNMMRSPMQRMRSRARHEG comes from the coding sequence ATGAGTTCTGTCGATGTGATCGTGCCTTGTTATCGCTATGGACACTTTTTGCGGGAGTGCATCGAGAGCGTGCTTGCGCAGACAGAGGTTGAGGTTCGCGCGCTGATTATTGATGATGCTTCTCCCGATAACAGTGGCGAGGTGGGCGAGGCACTGAGTCGGGAGAATAGAAGGGTTTCCTGCATTCATCACGCGGTCAACAAGGGGCATATCACCACCTACAACGAAGGGATCGAATGGGTTGAAGCGGACTACTACATTCTTCTGTCAGCGGACGATTATCTACTTCCCGGTGCCCTGGGACGCAGTGCACGGCTGATGGACGCACATCCCGCCATGGGATTGTCGTTCGGACAGGCGATTACGCGGATGGAAGGTGAGGCTGCCAACCTGGTTCCGTCATCTGGAGACGGCTGGCGTGTGCTGTCGGGGTCGGAGTTCATCAGGGTGAGTGGGGCGAAAAATATAGTGCCGACACCGACGGCCGTGGTGCGGACATCGTTGCAAAAGCGGCTTGGCGGCTACCGCGTGGAATTACCTCACTCCGGCGACATGGAGATGTGGCTACGGCTGGCTGCTCACGGTGATGTCGGCATACTTGACCAGTATCAGGCGGTCTATAGGTTGCACGCTGCCAACATGTCAGCTCGTTATTATGCGAGTCAGTATCTGCCCGATTTGCAACAGAGAAAGGCGGCTGCCGATTGCTTTCTGGACACATGCAGCGACATTCTGCCAGATGCCGGGCATATGCATCGCAGGCTGATTGAACTGCTAGCGAGAGAGACGGTGGGCTTTGCCAGTTCGGCCTTCAACGCTGGCGAACTTGATCTTTCTCGGCAACTCTCCGAGTTTGCGCGCGAGTTGGATCCAGCCGTGGTACGGTCTGGACGATGGATGAAGCTTGCGTTCAAACGGTGCGTCGGAACAGAGCTGTGGAACATGATGCGCTCGCCGATGCAAAGGATGCGCAGCCGTGCGAGGCACGAAGGGTAG
- a CDS encoding O-antigen translocase: MEEEKQGSYGQILKSSAMVGGSSAINIVIGMVRTKAMAILLGPAGFGLFGLFGSIANLTQTIAGMGVNSSGVRQIAEASGTGNSVRVAQTTIVLRRVSVLLGLLGAVLLIVFQRPVARLTFGSAEHAPEVALLSVAVFFTLVSAGQGALIQGMRRIADLAKMSVLGPLFGTIAGIVLVYFFRDRGVVPALIAVAVMAAAASWWYSRRIKIEKPSLTAMYVTQEVGALLKLGFAFMSSGLMTIGAAYAVRIMVLHRYGLTDTGLYQSAWTLGGLYVGVILQAMAADFYPRLTASANNNPECNRLVNEQAHVGVLLAGPGVIATLTIAPLIIALFYSSKFGAAVGILRWICLGTMIQVISWPMGFIIVAKARQVIFFSCELAWTVVSLALAWICLEHFGIDGAGIAFFGSYIFHAVMIYTVVSWLSGFRWSTGTARACVLFLTIVGVVFAGFHLLPFMWASVAGVAAAILSGIYSVRALLHLVPAGSVPVRVRKIFVLLRMAPAIF; the protein is encoded by the coding sequence GTGGAAGAGGAAAAACAGGGAAGTTACGGCCAGATACTGAAGTCGTCGGCAATGGTGGGCGGATCTTCAGCAATCAACATCGTCATAGGTATGGTGCGGACCAAAGCGATGGCGATCCTGCTTGGCCCAGCCGGATTCGGCCTGTTTGGTCTGTTTGGGTCGATTGCGAACCTTACCCAGACAATCGCCGGCATGGGAGTCAATAGCAGTGGAGTGCGTCAGATTGCAGAGGCGTCCGGAACAGGCAACAGTGTTAGGGTGGCGCAGACCACGATTGTGTTGCGGCGGGTATCCGTGCTACTGGGTCTACTGGGTGCAGTGCTGCTGATTGTATTTCAACGGCCTGTGGCGCGGTTGACGTTTGGTTCCGCGGAACATGCCCCCGAGGTCGCTTTATTGTCCGTCGCCGTATTCTTTACTCTGGTGTCGGCTGGACAGGGTGCGCTGATTCAAGGAATGAGGCGCATTGCGGATCTGGCGAAGATGAGCGTTCTGGGGCCTCTGTTTGGAACGATCGCTGGTATTGTGCTGGTGTATTTCTTCCGCGATCGTGGTGTAGTGCCTGCGTTGATTGCCGTAGCGGTGATGGCGGCAGCGGCCTCGTGGTGGTATAGCCGAAGGATCAAAATTGAAAAGCCCTCGCTGACCGCGATGTATGTAACGCAGGAAGTAGGCGCGCTTCTGAAGCTGGGCTTCGCTTTTATGTCCAGCGGTTTGATGACAATTGGAGCGGCGTACGCCGTACGCATCATGGTCCTGCACCGTTATGGGCTCACTGACACGGGGCTTTACCAATCCGCCTGGACACTGGGCGGACTTTATGTGGGGGTCATCCTGCAGGCGATGGCTGCTGATTTCTATCCCAGGTTGACGGCGAGTGCGAACAACAATCCGGAGTGCAATAGACTCGTGAACGAGCAGGCCCACGTGGGTGTGCTGCTGGCAGGTCCGGGAGTCATTGCAACCCTGACGATTGCACCACTGATTATTGCTCTGTTCTACAGCTCGAAGTTCGGCGCAGCAGTAGGGATTCTACGGTGGATATGCCTAGGAACGATGATCCAGGTTATTAGTTGGCCGATGGGTTTCATCATCGTCGCCAAAGCGCGCCAGGTCATCTTCTTCAGCTGCGAGTTGGCGTGGACGGTCGTCAGTCTGGCATTAGCGTGGATATGTCTGGAGCATTTCGGCATCGATGGCGCTGGGATCGCATTCTTCGGCTCCTACATCTTTCACGCGGTCATGATCTACACGGTTGTGAGCTGGTTGAGCGGGTTCCGCTGGTCGACAGGTACAGCACGCGCCTGTGTGCTGTTCCTCACGATCGTGGGCGTGGTGTTTGCAGGATTTCACCTGCTGCCTTTTATGTGGGCGTCGGTCGCCGGTGTCGCGGCAGCGATACTCAGTGGAATCTATTCTGTGCGCGCTCTACTGCACTTGGTTCCGGCGGGGAGCGTTCCAGTCCGCGTGCGAAAGATATTTGTGTTGTTACGGATGGCGCCGGCAATCTTTTAG
- a CDS encoding sugar transferase gives MLALVSGADLDPKAGNSLIHEIVDAILACTRETDILGWYKSGQTLGLLMTEIGCADSATVSTLIRKVSDAVGRAASPDRICRLKLTFRVFPQDAAELPTDEFDVFLYPDISGGGCVDRRARTLKRAMDIAGSLMGIMAFLPVFMIVALLVKLTSRGPVFFSQKRVGQYGKEFNFYKFRTMLTGNDPQVHREYIAKLIAGGTDSSYEKGVYKITKDPRVTPVGRFLRRTSLDELPQFFNVLRNDMSLVGPRPPLPYEYERYRVWHRRRVLELKPGLTGLWQVKGRSRTTFDEMVRMDIQYANIRSLWMDIKILLQTPAAMFSGRGAC, from the coding sequence ATGCTCGCGCTGGTGAGCGGCGCCGATCTCGACCCGAAAGCAGGGAATTCCCTGATTCATGAGATTGTGGATGCAATCTTAGCCTGTACGCGGGAGACCGACATTCTGGGTTGGTACAAGAGCGGCCAGACGCTGGGCCTTCTGATGACGGAGATCGGTTGCGCCGATTCAGCAACGGTAAGCACGCTGATCCGGAAGGTTTCTGATGCAGTGGGACGGGCGGCGAGCCCGGACCGAATCTGCAGACTTAAGCTGACCTTTCGGGTGTTTCCGCAGGATGCTGCGGAACTGCCTACCGATGAGTTTGACGTGTTCTTGTATCCAGACATCTCCGGGGGAGGATGTGTCGACCGCCGCGCGCGCACACTGAAGCGTGCGATGGACATTGCTGGGAGCCTGATGGGGATTATGGCGTTTTTGCCAGTGTTTATGATCGTTGCGTTGCTGGTGAAGCTGACTTCGCGCGGTCCTGTGTTCTTCTCCCAGAAACGGGTAGGTCAGTATGGCAAGGAGTTTAATTTTTACAAATTTCGCACCATGCTTACCGGCAATGATCCCCAGGTCCATCGTGAGTACATTGCAAAGCTGATTGCCGGAGGCACGGATTCGAGCTACGAAAAGGGAGTGTACAAGATCACCAAGGACCCACGCGTGACACCAGTAGGACGGTTTCTGCGCCGGACGAGTCTGGACGAGCTGCCACAGTTCTTCAACGTGCTCAGGAATGATATGTCGCTGGTCGGGCCGCGGCCTCCTTTGCCATACGAATATGAGCGATACCGTGTATGGCATAGAAGGCGCGTGCTTGAACTGAAGCCAGGGCTTACAGGACTCTGGCAGGTAAAGGGCAGATCACGGACGACCTTCGATGAGATGGTGCGCATGGACATCCAGTACGCGAATATCCGCTCTCTGTGGATGGACATCAAAATCCTTCTGCAAACCCCGGCGGCGATGTTTTCGGGCCGGGGCGCCTGCTAA
- a CDS encoding UpxY family transcription antiterminator yields MLNRLANPVSNLSPLPMLPSDVATRWYAVYTRPRHEKAVADGLRSKSIEVFLPTVVTESRWKDRIVRIESPLFPGYVFTRIHLGERGKVLRVFGVVRMLSSHGAPASIDDAELESVRLCVEHGVRLEVGPFLKVGQRVRVRAGLLEGVEGVIARRKDSRSLIVPVSLIHQSVAVEVDAGLLEPLGSSAVASRAVGSGLIERGRRGNAAGPMHMANGHDHDVASMYRA; encoded by the coding sequence ATGTTGAATCGTCTGGCGAATCCAGTATCGAACCTGTCTCCTTTGCCTATGCTGCCTTCGGATGTGGCGACCCGGTGGTACGCGGTCTATACCCGCCCGCGTCATGAAAAAGCTGTAGCAGACGGTCTTCGGAGCAAATCGATCGAGGTCTTTCTGCCTACGGTGGTGACGGAAAGCAGATGGAAGGACCGGATAGTGCGCATCGAGTCGCCGCTGTTTCCGGGGTATGTGTTCACGAGGATTCATTTGGGTGAAAGGGGTAAGGTGCTGAGGGTATTCGGTGTAGTACGGATGCTCTCCAGCCATGGGGCGCCGGCATCGATCGACGATGCCGAGTTGGAGTCAGTGCGGCTCTGTGTTGAGCACGGTGTTCGGCTGGAGGTGGGGCCGTTTTTGAAAGTGGGACAGCGGGTCCGGGTGCGAGCTGGCCTGCTCGAAGGGGTTGAGGGAGTGATCGCACGTCGCAAGGACTCTCGAAGCCTGATCGTTCCGGTCTCGTTGATTCATCAATCGGTAGCAGTAGAGGTGGATGCTGGTCTGCTGGAGCCACTAGGATCGTCGGCGGTCGCGAGCAGAGCAGTTGGCAGTGGACTTATCGAGAGAGGGCGCAGAGGAAATGCTGCGGGACCGATGCACATGGCGAATGGCCATGATCATGATGTAGCTAGCATGTATCGGGCTTGA
- a CDS encoding multicopper oxidase domain-containing protein gives MAGFLVFAAIAGSAQTSEGTASMNGKHAEVPAQPAGVPQKHGVIRTYYIAADEVDWDYTPNGRHLAGVPRRETGDDESLTGTQHRVYHKAIYREYTDATFKTLKTRPQQLAYLGILGPLIRAEVGDTVRVVFHNNTHLSLTMHAHGLEYKKDAEGAMYEDGTTGAAKADDLVAPGHTYTYIWAVPERSGPGPMDGSSVIWMYHSHFVESSDMNTGLIGPIIVTRRGMARPDGSPKDVDREFVLDFAIFDETDSWFFHGNSNGKSTPIRVKSDDPVVREQNMLYSINGYIEGNLPMMTMRRGEHVRWYLLSNSNEDDVHMAHWHGNTALWNEMRVDSVPLEPMSMAVADMVPDNAGIWLLHCHVNEHFKGGMVGRYQVLP, from the coding sequence TTGGCTGGATTTCTAGTGTTTGCGGCGATTGCTGGCTCCGCGCAGACGAGCGAAGGAACGGCTTCCATGAACGGGAAACATGCGGAGGTGCCTGCGCAGCCGGCCGGTGTTCCCCAAAAACATGGTGTTATCCGCACATACTATATTGCGGCCGACGAGGTGGACTGGGACTATACACCGAATGGTCGGCATCTGGCCGGCGTGCCGCGTAGGGAGACCGGAGACGATGAGAGCTTGACGGGAACACAACATCGCGTCTATCACAAGGCAATCTATCGCGAGTACACCGATGCGACATTCAAAACGTTGAAGACGCGGCCGCAGCAACTAGCGTATCTGGGCATTCTGGGGCCGCTAATCCGCGCTGAGGTGGGCGATACAGTGCGGGTCGTCTTCCACAACAATACCCATCTGTCGCTTACCATGCATGCGCACGGTCTGGAGTACAAGAAGGATGCGGAGGGGGCGATGTATGAAGACGGGACGACAGGGGCGGCGAAGGCAGACGACCTGGTAGCACCAGGGCATACCTATACCTACATCTGGGCGGTGCCTGAGCGTAGCGGCCCTGGACCAATGGATGGCAGCTCCGTAATTTGGATGTATCACTCGCACTTTGTCGAGTCATCTGATATGAATACGGGACTTATCGGACCCATTATCGTGACCAGGCGAGGCATGGCGCGTCCGGACGGATCGCCAAAGGATGTAGACAGGGAGTTTGTTCTCGACTTTGCAATTTTCGATGAGACAGATAGCTGGTTCTTTCACGGCAATTCGAATGGGAAGTCAACACCGATTCGCGTGAAGTCGGACGACCCAGTGGTTCGCGAGCAGAACATGCTGTATTCGATCAATGGATACATTGAGGGCAACCTACCCATGATGACGATGAGACGGGGCGAGCATGTGCGCTGGTACTTGCTCTCTAACAGCAACGAGGATGATGTGCATATGGCGCATTGGCATGGCAACACGGCGCTGTGGAATGAAATGCGCGTAGACTCCGTCCCACTAGAACCTATGTCGATGGCGGTAGCGGACATGGTTCCTGACAATGCAGGAATATGGCTGCTCCATTGCCATGTGAACGAGCACTTCAAGGGCGGGATGGTGGGTAGGTATCAGGTATTGCCCTAG
- a CDS encoding sigma 54-interacting transcriptional regulator: MFDIKHSAPAESLLGTSPAILRVGEQLRRAAQTDVPVLITGESGTGKELSAKAVHNLSARRYGRFLKINCPSVPHEIFEDKLFGADTVEDNPEIPPTEDRLRPHRDTLFLDEIAELDLPLQSRLLRAVNGFPPARFGTPDGPPAEVRLVCATSHNLEEAVAAGRFRIDLFHRIDVLHIDMPALRDRISDIPILVEHFIKTYAEQFSRTPAPLRGPFINLLQCYHWPGNIRELENMAKRYVLLGGEEHLIPVLRGAEAVRAASPSTVDLDTPLRVQTKRAVQHLERNVILSALQTYSWNRTKTALALGISYRALLHKIKEVGLPSVRSTKPPLEQCSIQGQGKVGAP, encoded by the coding sequence ATGTTCGATATCAAGCACAGTGCGCCGGCAGAATCTCTTCTGGGAACGTCACCGGCAATCCTTCGCGTCGGTGAGCAGTTGAGGAGAGCTGCCCAGACGGATGTTCCCGTCCTTATCACAGGTGAAAGCGGCACCGGCAAAGAACTGTCCGCTAAAGCTGTGCATAACCTTAGCGCACGCCGATACGGCAGATTTCTTAAAATCAACTGCCCCTCCGTTCCGCACGAGATATTCGAGGACAAACTTTTTGGTGCTGACACGGTGGAAGATAACCCTGAGATACCACCTACGGAGGATCGCCTTCGACCCCACCGTGACACGTTATTCCTCGACGAGATCGCGGAACTCGATCTTCCCTTGCAATCCCGTCTGCTGCGCGCGGTTAACGGCTTCCCTCCTGCACGGTTTGGCACTCCGGATGGCCCTCCGGCAGAGGTCCGTCTGGTCTGTGCGACCAGCCACAATCTCGAAGAGGCAGTCGCAGCAGGAAGATTCAGAATCGATCTCTTCCATCGCATAGACGTTCTACATATCGACATGCCTGCCTTGCGGGACCGCATCTCGGACATACCCATCCTGGTGGAACACTTCATCAAGACATATGCCGAACAATTCTCCAGAACACCCGCACCTTTACGTGGACCCTTTATCAATCTGCTGCAGTGTTACCACTGGCCGGGCAATATCCGCGAATTGGAAAACATGGCCAAACGATATGTGCTGCTTGGTGGAGAAGAGCACCTCATCCCAGTGCTCCGTGGCGCCGAGGCCGTTCGCGCAGCATCGCCCTCCACCGTTGATCTCGACACGCCCCTGCGTGTTCAGACCAAGCGCGCAGTTCAACACCTGGAACGCAATGTAATCTTGAGCGCGCTGCAAACCTACTCATGGAACCGCACCAAGACGGCTCTTGCGCTTGGCATTAGTTATCGTGCGCTGCTGCACAAGATCAAGGAAGTTGGACTGCCCTCAGTACGCTCCACCAAACCTCCGCTGGAGCAATGCTCCATACAGGGTCAGGGAAAGGTCGGTGCCCCGTAG